A genomic segment from Tuwongella immobilis encodes:
- a CDS encoding response regulator: MLVLSRRPNQRLVLPIINTSIQIVAIKPGVVRIGIDAPPDVAVFREEVLQQPAIAQRIATEIAAQRAELAMDRELRHDLRNRLNATTVGLALLRKQIEIGQYDSTRDTLDRLEFELRAMRDSLDQRPTPVPSQAAHTKPTRALIVEDDSNERELLAGFLRLAGFDVLTARDGQDALECLKRVGQPDVVLIDMILPRYDGPSTIRAIRQHPDWNRVKICAMTGHDRERFQPSLAMTPIDRWYRKPLDPQSLLQDLNLVLAG; this comes from the coding sequence ATGTTAGTGCTGTCACGACGACCGAATCAGCGCCTCGTGCTGCCCATTATCAACACGTCGATTCAGATTGTCGCAATCAAGCCGGGCGTGGTTCGAATCGGGATTGATGCCCCTCCGGATGTGGCGGTTTTCCGAGAAGAAGTGTTGCAGCAACCCGCGATTGCTCAACGGATTGCAACCGAAATCGCCGCCCAACGTGCGGAACTGGCGATGGATCGTGAACTCCGTCACGATCTCCGCAACCGACTCAATGCCACGACCGTGGGACTGGCACTGTTGCGAAAACAAATCGAAATCGGTCAATACGATTCGACGCGAGATACCCTGGATCGGCTCGAATTCGAATTGCGTGCCATGCGGGATAGCCTCGATCAGCGGCCAACGCCCGTTCCATCCCAGGCGGCCCATACCAAGCCAACTCGGGCGCTGATTGTGGAAGATGATTCCAACGAGCGCGAACTGCTGGCGGGCTTTCTTCGGCTCGCCGGGTTCGATGTGCTGACTGCGAGAGATGGGCAAGATGCGCTGGAGTGCCTCAAGCGGGTCGGACAGCCCGATGTGGTGCTAATCGATATGATTCTGCCGCGATATGATGGTCCGAGTACCATTCGAGCCATTCGGCAGCACCCCGATTGGAATCGCGTCAAAATTTGTGCCATGACCGGGCACGATCGCGAACGCTTCCAGCCGTCGTTGGCGATGACGCCAATTGATCGCTGGTATCGCAAACCGCTCGATCCGCAATCGTTGTTGCAAGATTTGAATCTCGTGCTGGCTGGCTGA
- a CDS encoding PAS domain-containing protein encodes MNDSEPSTSWVESITRYLGEGICAADAAGIVRLVNPAAEALLDLSNQQLLGKPLVDCFPFQIVDSQSPITLRELVAETLSRQSVRRGSNGFLTPRNGWPIPVGYCCSPLLEQGISAGLVIVVYDLRPIRRAERAEQTARSNELMVQQLRLELDQLTELATAPGRVMASREPVEADRRSESVAELAELRLAYAAMVDRALEQQSFRVSHRVSESLRELAERLGQLHAGPRDVIELHAAVLELKRPILTVVRMKAFVEESRFVLLELMGNMVSYYRRQMQSPRPSTAYSQARDAQAPRDKPLLPSPSQSVGTDWNRTRESADE; translated from the coding sequence GTGAACGATTCAGAACCGTCCACTTCCTGGGTTGAATCGATTACCCGCTATCTTGGCGAGGGCATCTGTGCTGCGGATGCGGCTGGAATCGTCCGTCTGGTCAACCCAGCCGCCGAAGCCCTTCTCGATCTGTCCAATCAACAGCTGCTCGGCAAACCGCTCGTCGATTGCTTCCCGTTTCAGATTGTCGATTCGCAAAGCCCCATCACGCTCCGTGAATTGGTTGCAGAGACGCTTAGCCGACAATCGGTGCGACGCGGTTCCAACGGATTTTTGACACCCCGAAACGGCTGGCCGATTCCGGTGGGATATTGTTGCAGTCCGCTGTTAGAGCAGGGGATCAGCGCCGGTTTAGTCATTGTGGTGTACGATCTGCGACCCATCCGCCGCGCCGAACGAGCCGAACAAACCGCTCGCAGTAACGAATTGATGGTGCAGCAGTTACGTCTCGAACTCGATCAACTGACCGAATTGGCGACCGCTCCCGGACGCGTCATGGCCAGCCGCGAGCCAGTCGAAGCCGATCGGCGAAGCGAGTCGGTGGCGGAACTCGCGGAATTGCGGCTGGCATACGCGGCGATGGTCGATCGGGCGTTGGAGCAACAGTCTTTTCGCGTGTCGCACCGGGTGTCGGAATCACTGCGTGAATTGGCCGAGCGATTGGGACAACTCCATGCCGGGCCACGCGATGTCATTGAGTTGCATGCCGCCGTCTTGGAATTGAAACGCCCCATTTTGACCGTGGTGCGAATGAAGGCGTTTGTCGAAGAATCACGGTTCGTCCTGCTGGAATTAATGGGGAATATGGTATCTTATTATCGGAGACAGATGCAGTCACCGCGTCCATCGACGGCGTATTCTCAGGCGCGCGATGCCCAGGCTCCACGGGATAAGCCCCTACTCCCGTCCCCCTCGCAGTCGGTCGGGACCGATTGGAACCGTACCCGGGAGTCGGCGGATGAGTAA
- a CDS encoding circadian clock KaiB family protein, whose product MSKYLLKLYVTGQSPRSHRAIANLKRICESTALPDYTIEIIDVLERPQVAELERILATPTLIKELPQPIRRIIGDLSDVEQVLLGLDLKPLDDSQSPSG is encoded by the coding sequence ATGAGTAAGTATCTGCTCAAGTTGTACGTCACTGGCCAATCGCCTCGTTCGCATCGAGCCATTGCGAATCTGAAGCGGATTTGTGAATCGACCGCGCTGCCCGATTACACAATTGAAATCATCGATGTTCTCGAACGGCCGCAAGTGGCGGAACTCGAACGCATCTTGGCCACCCCCACGCTCATTAAAGAATTACCGCAGCCGATCCGCCGCATCATCGGTGATCTTTCCGATGTCGAACAAGTGTTATTGGGATTGGATTTGAAGCCGTTGGATGATTCGCAATCGCCCTCGGGATGA